A window of the Sardina pilchardus chromosome 21, fSarPil1.1, whole genome shotgun sequence genome harbors these coding sequences:
- the kcna4 gene encoding potassium voltage-gated channel subfamily A member 1, which translates to MVGADSGGCNSHLPYGYAQARARERERERERQSRAAAETGGASEEGGGHSCNQQQQQQQQHQSRAASSSNANNSSGGNASSTTTSSSSSFSSASPYSQQPQQQQQHHNEPQQQLLRERKKKRGVARWRRNRAALGGDLRHSELALLGSEEDIMIEEEEEAEGEEEEEDRGSKRHSFIYNMDDDETISLTDRRPQSGYENVYSEYGCCERVVINISGLKFETQMKTLAQFPDTLLGDPEKRIRYFDPLRNEYFFDRNRPSFDAILYYYQSGGRLKRPVNVPFDIFSEEVKFYELGDEAMLKFREDEGFVKEEEKPLPEDEFKRQIWLLFEYPESSSPARGIAVVSVLVIVISIVIFCLETLPEFRDDKEFLTPGTNSSHADNGFTPFNDPFFIVETVCIIWFSFEIIVRFFACPSKPVFFQNIMNSIDIVSILPYFITLGTDLAQQHSKGNGQQAMSFAILRIIRLVRVFRIFKLSRHSKGLQILGHTLRASMRELALLIFFLVIGVILFSSAVYFAEADEPTSQFTSIPDAFWWAVVTMTTVGYGDMKPITVGGKIVGSLCAIAGVLTIALPVPVIVSNFNYFYHRETDNEDQTPVVSEPPPGCPYFPDFFKKFKGSPSGSSLGDKAAEYMEMEEGVTESLCGLDKSPSKGNGTDISRKNSTTSRTLQTDV; encoded by the coding sequence ATGGTGGGTGCGGACAGTGGCGGGTGCAACAGTCACCTTCCTTACGGCTATGCCCAGGCTCGTGCCAGAGAacgggagcgagagagagagcgacagtcGCGGGCGGCTGCCGAAACCGGGGGAGCGAGCGAAGAAGGAGGGGGCCACTCGTgcaaccagcagcagcagcagcagcagcagcatcagtctcGGGCCGCCTCCTCGTCGAACGCCAACAACAGTAGCGGCGGGAacgcctcctccaccaccacctcctcctcctcctccttctcctccgccTCCCCGTACTCACAACAgcctcaacagcagcagcaacaccacAACGAGCCACAACAGCAACTTCTCAGAGAACGGAAAAAGAAGCGGGGCGTCGCGCGGTGGAGGCGAAACCGTGCGGCTCTCGGCGGAGACTTGCGCCACTCGGAGTTGGCGCTGCTCGGATCGGAGGAGGACATTatgatagaggaggaggaggaggcggaaggcgaagaggaagaggaggacaggggAAGCAAGAGACATAGCTTCATTTATAACATGGATGATGACGAGactatctctctcactgacaGGCGGCCCCAGTCAGGATATGAAAATGTTTACAGTGAGTACGGCTGCTGCGAGAGAGTTGTGATCAACATATCGGGTCTGAAGTTTGAGACCCAGATGAAGACTCTCGCTCAGTTCCCGGACACTCTCCTGGGGGATCCTGAAAAGAGAATCAGGTATTTCGATCCTCTTCGGAACGAATACTTTTTTGACAGGAACCGACCAAGCTTCGATGCCATTCTGTACTACTACCAATCAGGGGGGCGATTAAAGAGACCCGTTAATGTTCCATTTGACATATTTTCCGAGGAAGTTAAGTTCTATGAACTAGGAGATGAGGCAATGCTGAAGTTTCGCGAAGACGAGGGCTTtgtgaaggaggaagagaaaccGCTACCAGAGGACGAGTTCAAACGTCAAATTTGGCTCTTGTTTGAGTACCCGGAGAGCTCGAGCCCAGCCAGAGGCATTGCTGTTGTGTCCGTTTTGGTAATCGTCATATCAATTGTTATTTTCTGCTTAGAAACATTGCCAGAGTTCAGGGACGACAAGGAATTTCTTACTCCAGGTACTAATTCGTCACATGCTGACAATGGATTTACACCTTTCAACGACCCGTTTTTCATTGTGGAGACGGTATGCATAATTTGGTTTTCCTTTGAAATAATAGTGCGTTTCTTTGCCTGTCCGAGTAAACCGGTGTTCTTCCAAAACATTATGAACTCAATTGATATAGTTTCCATTTTGCCTTATTTCATTACGCTCGGGACTGATCTGGCTCAGCAACACAGCAAAGGCAATGGACAACAGGCCATGAGTTTCGCCATCCTCCGAATTATTCGACTGGTGAGAGTGTTTCGCATATTCAAACTCTCACGACACTCGAAGGGACTACAAATCCTCGGACATACGCTTCGCGCGAGCATGCGAGAGCTGGCTTTGCTCATATTCTTCCTCGTCATCGGCGTCATCCTCTTCTCCAGCGCGGTGTACTTCGCTGAGGCGGACGAGCCCACGTCTCAGTTCACCAGCATCCCCGACGCTTTTTGGTGGGCGGTTGTTACCATGACAACGGTGGGCTACGGAGACATGAAACCCATAACAGTCGGCGGCAAGATAGTGGGCTCGCTCTGTGCCATTGCGGGAGTCTTAACCATAGCCTTGCCCGTGCCCGTTATCGTGTCTAATTTCAACTACTTCTACCACCGAGAGACCGATAACGAGGACCAGACACCTGTCGTGTCGGAGCCTCCGCCGGGCTGCCCGTATTTCCCGGACTTCTTCAAGAAATTCAAAGGGTCACCGTCTGGCTCCTCGTTAGGTGACAAGGCGGCCGAGTacatggagatggaggagggggtgacGGAATCTCTGTGCGGCTTGGACAAGAGCCCCAGTAAAGGCAACGGCACAGACATAAGTCGAAAAAACAGCACGACCTCCAGAACACTACAGACAGACGTGTGA